The Podospora pseudocomata strain CBS 415.72m chromosome 3, whole genome shotgun sequence genome window below encodes:
- a CDS encoding hypothetical protein (COG:S; EggNog:ENOG503P079), with the protein MVKIAVAAPGQVAREIIEVLVATGKHEVITLARRELAPEEIVEGTTPLKVDFHNQAELEKVLQGVHTVLSFVVVQNDPDGIAQKTLIDAAIAAGAKRFAPSEWFIARYTHLQWAASKVAIRDYLGEKNKDGKVIEYCLFQPGIFTDYHANENINKHLKTNDFLPIDFANHKLLAPGSLKPRLTATTVRDVANIVAKAIEYEGEWPKIGGIAGETLTLAEELAIGEKIRGKKFEVELLDVDSLRKGEWNGSWVKPLEHPSIQHLDEETRAAFSKAAFSGFLLALVDDELVVSDEWNRIFPDYKFTGVEEFVSKFWAGKP; encoded by the exons ATGGTCAAGATTGCCGTTGCCGCTCCGGGCC AGGTCGCTCGTGAGATCATCGAAGTTCTTGTCGCTACTGGGAAGCATGAAGTGATCACGCTTGCTCGCCGG GAACTTGCCCCAGAGGAAATTGTCGAGGGCACAACCCCACTCAAGGTCGACTTTCACAACCAagctgagctggagaaggtcCTTCAGGGCGTCCATACTGTTCTCTCGTTTGTGGTTGTTCAGAATGACCCCGATGGCATCGCTCAAAAGACTCTCATCGACGCCGCCATCGCAGCCGGAGCCAAGCGCTTCGCTCCGAGCGAGTGGTTTAT TGCTCGCTACACTCATCTCCAGTGGGCCGCCAGCAAGGTGGCCATCCGCGACTATCTCGGAGAAAAGAACAAGGACGGCAAAGTCATCGAGTACTGTCTGTTCCAGCCTGGCATATTCACTGACTACCACGCCAACGAGAACATCAACAAGCATCTCAAGACGAACGACTTCCTCCCCATTGACTTTGCAAACCACAAGTTGCTCGCTCCCGGGAGTCTCAAACCCCGCTTGACGGCCACCACAGTCCGGGATGTCGCCAACATCGTCGCAAAGGCAATCGAATACGAAGGCGAGTGGCCAAAGATTGGAGGCATCGCGGGTGAAACACTTACGCTCGCCGAGGAGCTAGCGATTGGGGAGAAGATAAGAG GCAAGAAATTCGAAGTTGAGTTGCTGGATGTTGATAGCCTCAGAAAAGGAGAATGGAACGGTTCGTGGGTCAAACCACTTGAGCACCCCTCGATTCAACACCTTGACGAGGAGACGCGGGCGGCCTTCTCCAAGGCGGCGTTTTCGGGTTTTCTGCTTGCGTTGGTGGACGACGAGTTGGTGGTATCGGATGAGTGGAACCGCATCTTCCCCGACTACAAGTTTACAGGGGTCGAGGAATTCGTCTCGAAGTTTTGGGCCGGGAAGCCGTAG
- a CDS encoding hypothetical protein (EggNog:ENOG503NUT8), whose protein sequence is MKVTSVVAAAAFGATTVSAGLSAEAASKHEEVMALKIKQWDAARASGLFGGSKLYKALFSTVPCRNGKAGEYSCNNVNLQAFLSHEDLGSASKAGNDVWGWTDKKSKREFGIVGQTDGVAFVEITGLGRLEYIGRLDTQTEIVSWRDIKVIGDYAYIGAEANNHGIQIFDLRKLLDVKPWWNPFFFKPKVFSKETDITLFDGVGATHNIVAHEETNMIYAVGGRSGANARNTPCAGGMFMVDVSNPLKPVSPGCIPQDGYVHDAQCVIYKGPSAAYKGREICFNFNEDTLTVMDVTNKSAPAVVSRTPYEGNAYSHQGWLIDENQSFLLLDDELDEQNKVGPAANGRTTTYIFNVANLEAPVNTGYYQSPAKSIDHNQYVIDGLTYQANYGSGLRVVDVSSVKVDPTGAKFKETGFFDCHPEDDDVNGVTEFLGTWSVYPYFKSGYILLNSIERGIFSLKYTGKKAAYKL, encoded by the exons ATGAAGGTTACTTCCGTTgtcgccgctgccgcttTCGGCGCGACGACTGTCTCTGCCGGCCTCTCCGCCGAGGCCGCCAGCAAGCATGAGGAAGTCATGGCTCTGAAGATCAAGCAGTGGGATGCCGCTCGCGCCTCCGGTCTCTTCGGTGGTTCCAAGCTCTACAAGGCCCTCTTCAGCACCGTTCCTTGCAGAAACGGCAAGGCCGGCGAGTACTCCTGCAACAACGTCAACCTCCAGGCTTTCCTCTCCCACGAGGATCTCGGCTCCGCCTCCAAGGCCGGCAACGATGTCTGGGGCTGGACCGACAAGAAGTCTAAGCGCGAGTTCGGTATCGTTGGTCAGACCGACGGTGTCGCCTTCGTTGAGATCACGGGCCTCGGTCGTCTCGAGTACATCGGCCGCCTCGACACCCAGACCGAGATCGTCTCGTGGAGAGATATCAAGGTCATTGGCGACTATGCCTACATTGGCGCCGAGGCCAACAACCACGGTATCCAGATCTTCGACCTCCGCAAGCTCCTCGACGTCAAGCCCTGGTGgaaccccttcttcttcaagcccAAGGTCTTCAGCAAGGAGACCGATATCACCCTCTTCGATGGCGTCGGTGCCACCCACAACATCGTCGCCCACGAGGAGACCAACATGATCTACGCCGTCGGTGGCCGCTCCGGCGCCAACGCCCGCAACACCCCCTGCGCCGGTGGCATGTTCATGGTTGACgtttccaaccccctcaagcCAGTGTCCCCTGGCTGCATTCCCCAGGACGGTTACGTTCACGATGCCCAGTGCGTCATCTACAAGGGCCCCAGCGCCGCCTACAAGGGTCGTGAGATCTGCTTCAACTTCAACGAAGACACCCTCACCGTTATGGACGTCACCAACAAGTCGGCCCCCGCCGTCGTCTCCCGCACTCCCTATGAGGGCAATGCCTACTCTCACCAGGGCTGGCTCATTGATGAGAACCagtccttcctcctcctcgacgacgagctcGATGAGCAGAACAAGGTCGGGCCTGCTGCCAACggccgcaccaccacctacatCTTCAACGTTGCCAACCTCGAGGCCCCCGTCAACACTGGTTACTACCAGTCCCCTGCCAAGTCCATCGACCACAATCAATAC GTCATCGATGGTCTCACCTACCAGGCCAACTACGGCTCCGGCCTCCGCGTCGTCGATGTCTCCTCCGTCAAGGTCGACCCCACCGGCGCCAAGTTCAAGGAGACGGGCTTCTTCGACTGCCACCcggaggacgatgatgtcAACGGTGTCACCGAGTTCCTCGGCACCTGGTCCGTCTACCCCTACTTCAAGTCCGGctacatcctcctcaactccatTGAGCGCGGTATCTTCTCGCTCAAGTACACCGGCAAGAAGGCCGCGTACAAGCTCTAA
- a CDS encoding hypothetical protein (EggNog:ENOG503PXY8), translating into MKSIFSLAAAAALVGLSNSTPVPDATAAAHGPYHISGFFASKPHLSSGCRFEFNLTSPTLPSTPPVYCWASVELGFSGATWLGYVYQGLGHCDNERVDWTFNHPRGAETDRNDAVFNVTVDGVLGTYRVPKEDIYVNLNDEGNPFDNDVSYSGPREFEIVDFPGGD; encoded by the exons ATGAAGTCGATTTTCTCCctcgctgccgctgccgccctTGTCGGCCTGTCCAACAGCACGCCAGTCCCTGACGCAACAGCCGCCGCTCACGGCCCCTACCACATCTCAGGCTTCTTCGCCTCAAAGCCACATTTGAGCAGTGGCTGCCG CTTCGAATTCAACCTcacatcccccaccctcccctccacccccccagtCTACTGTTGGGCCTCAGTCGAGCTAGGCTTCTCAGGCGCAACCTGGCTGGGGTATGTGTATCAAGGACTAGGTCACTGCGATAACGAGAGGGTCGACTGGACGTTCAACCATCCCAGAGGGGCAGAGACGGATAGAAACGACGCAGTGTTTAATGTCACGGTTGACGGGGTGTTGGGGACGTATAGGGTGCCGAAGGAGGATATCTATGTGAACTTGAACGATGAGGGGAATCCGTTTGATAATGATGTCAGTTATAGCGGGCCGAGGGAGTTTGAGATTGTGGATTTCCCTGGGGGGGACTAG
- a CDS encoding hypothetical protein (EggNog:ENOG503NW4H; COG:S) gives MGSTGLFESFLGAIQASLSVLLVMTYGGVAGWLGLLDRKSSKKISKICVQLFLPALLITKVGSQLDLDSVSNYVPIVIWGVVCHIVSFGIGMLAQFGFGMPNWASVAILINNTTSYPLLLIGALQETGILDTLVMGDESSKEAVERAKSYFLVFSTISNCITFAVGPRLLEDTDSWDGEDKDGSDESGGGNQDDEEASADEQTRLLGNRNSSSSGRDNRQQENYTDEHPFFVSQEQWDGLSPRAQWWVSLVLSFFNAPLIGAVIGAVVGLAPPLHKAFFAPTQEGGIFTAWLTASLKTISQLFAPLPVLVTGLSLFNSIKEFRKSRKQGREDGKLRNIVPWGTVSFILLVRFVIWPAMSIGTIWLLATKTDWVGSDPILWFTMMLMPAGPSAQKLISLVQVTEGVGGEQEGAIARLLTISYIISPLLSLTVVGSLRACQGVLDG, from the coding sequence ATGGGGTCTACCGGCCTCTTTGAATCTTTTCTCGGCGCCATCCAGGCCTCCCTCTCAgtcctcctcgtcatgaCCTATGGCGGCGTCGCGGGCTGGCTGGGACTTCTCGACCGCAAAAGCAGCAAGAAGATCTCCAAGATCTGCGTCCAGCTTTTTTTGCCTGcgcttctcatcaccaaagtCGGCTCTCAACTCGACCTCGACTCCGTCAGCAACTATGTCCCCATCGTCATCTGGGGTGTAGTCTGCCACATTGTCTCCTTTGGCATCGGCATGCTCGCCCAATTCGGTTTCGGAATGCCCAACTGGGCCTCcgtcgccatcctcatcaacaacaccacgaGTTacccgctcctcctcattGGGGCACTACAAGAGACGGGAATTTTGGACACGCTGGTCATGGGAGATGAATCCAGCAAGGAAGCAGTCGAGCGCGCCAAGTCGTACTTTTTGGTGTTTTCAACAATCTCCAACTGCATTACTTTTGCGGTTGGTCCTCGTTTGCTCGAGGACACGGACTCGTGGGATGGCGAGGACAAGGATGGCTCGGACGAGAGCGGAGGCGGGAATcaggatgatgaagaagcgAGTGCGGACGAGCAGACTCGTCTCCTCGGGAACCGGAACAGCTCGTCGAGTGGGCGCGACAACCGGCAGCAGGAGAACTACACGGACGAGCACCCATTTTTTGTGTCGCAGGAGCAGTGGGATGGTCTCTCCCCTCGTGCCCAGTGGTGGGTGTCGCTTGTCCTGTCTTTTTTCAACGCCCCCCTCATTGGGGCGGTGATTGGCGCTGTGGTTGGCCTggctccccctcttcacaagGCCTTTTTTGCCCCGACTCAAGAAGGCGGTATCTTCACCGCTTGGTTGACCGCTTCCCTCAAGACGATCAGCCAGTTGTTTGCGCCCCTGCCTGTCCTCGTCACTGGGCTTTCGCTGTTCAACTCGATCAAGGAGTTCCGCAAGAGCAGGAAACAAGGGAGGGAAGATGGGAAGCTGAGGAATATTGTCCCTTGGGGTACGGTGTCGTTTATTCTGCTGGTGCGGTTTGTCATCTGGCCGGCGATGAGCATCGGGACGATTTGGCTGCTGGCGACGAAGACGGATTGGGTGGGGAGTGATCCTATTCTGTGGTTTACCATGATGCTTATGCCTGCGGGGCCGTCGGCACAGAAGTTGATTAGTTTGGTGCAAGTtacggagggggtggggggggagcaAGAGGGGGCGATTgcgaggttgttgacgaTTTCGTATATTATTAGCCCGTTGTTGAGTTTGACGGTTgtggggagtttgagggcTTGTCAGGGGGTTTTGGATGGGTGA
- a CDS encoding hypothetical protein (COG:Q; EggNog:ENOG503Q4B3) → METITPWPLVAAIVGGLCWMATTVIWRLYFHPLSRFPGPKLTAVTLWYEFYWNVVKKGQFMWRVEEMHQRYGPIVRINPHELHILDPDFYDELYGCGVNSKRKLDKYEWWTRLAVASSSTFTTVPHDLHRLRRAALNPFFSVASVTKLEPLIKSKVEKLSARLDKIAQTGEVFRLDAALMALTMDVICDYSFGHDRKYLDKPDFELQFKEAVVGATGGCFLMMQFPWIPSLMERIPQSIVKRTSPGVAYMLARQEDMIKQVNPILAGTDGEKSGARSIFHALRDNENLPPSERTLKRMCDEATLLTGAGSETTGQTLTRMFFYLKHVPDALERFREELDVAIPSEQDIPSWSTLQQLPYLTAVIKEALRLSYGITTRLPRVAHEAIIYKQYVIPAGTPVSQTGYFILMDPTVFPEPHVFKPERWLGSGKRLDRYLVPFGRGSRACLGIRYGSTLAYAEMYLTAATIVKRFDWEMYETTLGRDIACHRDAFVALGAHDSPGVRATMSRRKL, encoded by the exons ATGGAGACAATCACACCTTGGCCGCTTGTGGCCGCCATCGTCGGTGGACTCTGCTGGATGGCTACCACCGTCATCTGGCGTCTTTACTTCCACCCACTGTCCAGGTTTCCCGGTCCCAAGTTGACAGCCGTAACACTCTGGTACGAGTTCTACTGGAACGTGGTCAAAAAAGGACAGTTCATGTGGAGGGTGGAAGAAATGCATCAAAGATACGGTCCAATCGTCCGGATCAATCCCCACGAGCTACACATTCTGGATCCAGACTTCTACGACGAGCTCTACGGATGTGGCGTCAACTCGAAGCGCAAGCTCGACAAGTACGAATGGTGGACCAGACTGGCTGTCGCTAGCAGTTCCACCTTCACGACCGTGCCACACGACCTACATCGACTTCGTCGGGCAGCCCTCAATCCCTTCTTCTCTGTGGCATCCGTCACCAAGCTGGAGCCGTTGATCAAGTCCAAAGTGGAAAAGCTTTCCGCTAGATTGGACAAGATTGCCCAGACGGGGGAGGTCTTCCGCCTTGATGCCGCACTCATGGCGCTGACCATGGACGTGATCTGCGACTACAGCTTTGGGCACGACAGAAAGTACCTCGACAAGCCTGACTTCGAACTGCAGTTCAAGGAGGCCGTCGTCGGTGCGACGGGGGGCTGCTTTCTGATGATGCAGTTCCCTTGGATCCCGTCATTGATGGAGCGGATCCCCCAATCCATTGTGAAAAGGACGAGTCCAGGCGTGGCTTACATGCTCGCCCGGCAAGAGGACATGATCAAGCAGGTCAACCCGATACTTGCGGGGACCGATGGAGAGAAGTCCGGCGCCCGTTCGATTTTCCACGCTTTGCGTGACAACGAGAATCTGCCACCGAGCGAGAGGACGTTGAAGCGAATGTGCGATGAGGCTACACTGTTGACTGGTGCTGGATCTGAGACTACAGGTCAGACGCTAACAAGGATGTTCTTCTACTTGAAGCACGTTCCGGACGCGTTGGAGCGATTCAGAGAAGAGTTGGATGTGGCCATACCAAGCGAGCAGGATATCCCTTCTTGGAGCACGTTGCAACAGCTTCCATATCTG ACAGCGGTAATCAAAGAGGCACTCCGACTCTCCTACGGTATCACCACAAGACTTCCTCGAGTCGCACATGAAGCCATCATCTACAAGCAATATGTCATTCCTGCCGGTACCCCAGTTTCGCAGACTGGGTACTTTATCCTAATGGACCCGACCGTTTTTCCTGAGCCGCATGTCTTTAAACCGGAGCGCTGGTTAGGCTCAGGGAAGAGATTGGACAGATACCTGGTAccgtttgggagggggtcgaGAGCTTGTCTTGGAATCAGGTACGGATCGAC TCTAGCCTATGCTGAAATGTACTTGACAGCGGCCACAATTGTAAAGCGGTTTGACTGGGAGATGTACGAGACAACTTTGGGAAGGGACATTGCTTGCCATAGGGATGCTTTTGTGGCACTTGGAGCTCATGATAGTCCGGGGGTACGGGCTACAATGTCACGGCGCAAGCTTTAG